A single genomic interval of Streptococcus suis harbors:
- a CDS encoding polysaccharide deacetylase family protein — protein sequence MKHSRRARRSRTQKKQLVPMLLGIALLVVTLLSIFLIFLKQPSKQQNDSKASTVETTTSSSVMTSESSEVQTEIIWEQQTAPIKLPILMYHAIHVMAPEEEANANLIVDPTTFESHLKALQDAGYYTLSPEEAYKVLTENVLPAGKKVVWLTFDDSLWDFYSYAYPLLKQYQMKATNNVITGFTESGQAGHLTLEQIKEMQTAGLSFQGHTVNHPDLEYSSIEDQTNELTSSKAYLDSQLNQETIAIAYPGGRYSADTVALTEQAGYKLGVTTNNGLASASDGLLTLNRVRILPTTTAEGLLSEISY from the coding sequence ATGAAACATTCAAGAAGAGCTCGTCGAAGCCGCACACAAAAGAAACAACTTGTGCCAATGCTACTTGGTATCGCATTATTAGTAGTGACTCTACTATCTATTTTTCTAATCTTTCTAAAACAGCCTTCTAAGCAGCAAAATGATTCCAAAGCTTCAACGGTAGAGACAACAACCAGTTCGAGTGTTATGACTTCAGAAAGTAGTGAAGTACAAACAGAAATCATTTGGGAACAACAAACTGCACCTATCAAACTTCCAATCCTCATGTATCATGCCATTCACGTAATGGCTCCTGAGGAAGAAGCTAATGCGAATCTTATCGTAGATCCAACGACTTTCGAAAGTCATCTAAAAGCATTGCAAGATGCAGGTTACTATACTTTATCACCTGAAGAGGCTTATAAGGTATTGACAGAAAATGTCCTTCCTGCTGGAAAAAAGGTTGTCTGGCTAACCTTTGACGATAGCCTCTGGGATTTTTATAGTTATGCCTACCCATTGCTTAAGCAATATCAAATGAAGGCAACCAACAATGTCATTACAGGGTTTACTGAATCTGGACAAGCAGGGCACCTTACTCTTGAACAAATCAAGGAAATGCAGACCGCAGGGCTCTCCTTCCAAGGGCATACCGTCAACCACCCTGATTTAGAGTATAGTTCTATCGAGGATCAAACAAATGAACTTACTTCCTCTAAGGCCTATCTTGACAGCCAATTAAATCAGGAAACCATCGCTATCGCCTACCCTGGTGGACGATACTCAGCAGATACAGTAGCCTTAACTGAACAAGCTGGCTATAAACTTGGTGTGACTACTAACAACGGCTTGGCTTCTGCTAGTGACGGATTACTGACTCTCAATCGTGTCCGCATCCTCCCAACCACTACCGCTGAGGGGCTATTATCCGAAATTTCCTATTAA
- a CDS encoding ABC transporter ATP-binding protein: MRLVWTYLKKYPKWIALDLLGAFLFVVVNLGLPTFLARMIDQGITKNDVSQLYFWAGMMGLIVLLGIVGRVTLAYAAGKLTTNIVKDIRNDLYEKIQDYSHHEYEQIGVSSLVARMTNDAFVLMQFSEMVLKLGIITPLMMIASVIMTLVTSPSLAWTVAVAMPFLVFVIFYVATKTRPLSEKQQKRLDTINQYVRENLMGLRVIRTFTREEFQEERFESVNEEYTNISKKLFNLTGLTEPLFVQIIIAMIVAIVWFALPPLKDGSLQIGDLVAFIEYSFHALFSFLLFANLFNMYPRMSVSSQRIQEVLDMPISISKNEDGITETDTRGYLEFENVTFAYPGETESPVLHNISFEAKPGETIAFIGSTGSGKSSLVNLIPRFYDVTLGRILVDGVDVRRYNLKALRSKIGFIPQKALLFTGTIAENLKYGKMDASLAELHDATDVAQAKEFIESKEEKFDTHLAEGGSNLSGGQKQRLSIARAIVKQPDIYIFDDSFSALDYKTDAILRSRLKEVTENATVLIVAQRVGTIMDADQIIVLNEGEIVGRGTHNELMESNEIYREIANSQLNRQSLTEE; the protein is encoded by the coding sequence ATGCGATTAGTTTGGACCTATTTGAAAAAATATCCTAAGTGGATTGCCTTAGACTTGTTGGGGGCCTTCTTGTTTGTAGTGGTAAACTTGGGGTTGCCGACTTTTTTGGCTAGGATGATTGACCAAGGAATTACAAAGAACGATGTTAGTCAGCTCTATTTCTGGGCGGGGATGATGGGATTGATTGTCCTGCTCGGGATTGTTGGTCGAGTGACACTTGCCTATGCAGCTGGAAAATTGACTACCAATATCGTCAAAGATATTCGAAATGATCTGTATGAGAAAATTCAGGACTATTCTCATCATGAATATGAGCAGATTGGTGTTTCTTCTCTAGTTGCTCGTATGACAAATGATGCTTTTGTTCTCATGCAATTCTCTGAAATGGTGTTGAAACTAGGTATTATTACACCCTTGATGATGATTGCTTCTGTCATCATGACCTTGGTAACCAGTCCGAGCTTGGCCTGGACAGTAGCAGTAGCCATGCCGTTTCTGGTTTTTGTTATTTTCTACGTGGCAACCAAAACTCGTCCTCTTTCTGAAAAGCAACAAAAACGTTTGGACACGATCAACCAATATGTTCGTGAAAATCTCATGGGATTACGTGTCATTCGTACCTTTACTCGTGAGGAGTTTCAAGAGGAGCGCTTTGAGTCGGTCAATGAGGAATATACCAATATTTCCAAAAAGCTCTTTAATCTGACTGGATTGACAGAGCCTCTCTTTGTCCAGATTATCATTGCTATGATTGTGGCCATTGTCTGGTTTGCCCTGCCTCCTTTGAAAGATGGTAGTTTGCAGATTGGAGATTTGGTAGCCTTTATCGAATACAGTTTCCACGCGCTTTTCTCTTTCTTGCTCTTTGCTAACTTGTTTAACATGTATCCACGTATGTCGGTGTCTAGTCAGCGAATCCAAGAAGTGTTAGACATGCCCATTTCCATTTCTAAGAATGAAGACGGCATAACCGAAACAGACACTCGTGGTTATTTGGAATTTGAAAATGTAACTTTTGCCTATCCTGGTGAAACGGAATCGCCTGTGCTGCACAATATTTCCTTCGAAGCTAAGCCTGGTGAAACCATTGCCTTTATTGGTTCAACAGGTTCTGGTAAGTCTTCCTTGGTCAACTTGATTCCACGTTTCTATGATGTGACACTCGGTCGTATCTTGGTGGACGGTGTGGATGTCAGACGCTACAATCTAAAGGCACTCCGCAGCAAGATTGGCTTTATTCCGCAGAAAGCTCTGCTATTTACCGGAACTATCGCGGAAAACTTAAAGTACGGTAAGATGGATGCTAGTCTTGCAGAACTTCATGATGCGACGGATGTGGCTCAGGCTAAGGAGTTTATCGAGAGTAAGGAAGAAAAATTCGACACCCACTTGGCAGAGGGCGGCAGCAACCTGTCAGGCGGGCAAAAGCAACGTTTGTCCATTGCACGTGCTATTGTCAAACAGCCGGATATTTATATTTTTGATGATTCTTTCTCAGCATTGGATTATAAGACGGATGCGATTTTGCGGAGTCGTTTGAAGGAAGTGACGGAAAATGCGACGGTGCTGATTGTTGCCCAACGCGTCGGAACCATCATGGATGCTGACCAGATCATCGTGCTGAATGAAGGTGAAATCGTTGGCCGTGGCACCCACAATGAATTGATGGAAAGCAATGAGATTTATCGAGAAATCGCCAATTCTCAGCTTAACCGTCAATCGTTAACAGAAGAATAG
- a CDS encoding ABC transporter ATP-binding protein yields the protein MKNRSVFTRVWDYLRRYQSSVFLAVFLKTISAVMNALEPFVLGLIITELTKNLLDIANGVEGAQINYAYIAIMLAIYALRALLYEIGAYGSNYFMTKAVQGATKELRQDLSHKINKIPVSYFDKHQYGDLLGRFTSDVETVSNALQQSFLQLVNAVLTLSLAIFMCFWLDVSLALVVVTLVPATYFGSKFVMGKSQPYFKQQADALGRLNGFVQENLTGFNVLKLYGREEISTEEFRQITADLQEVSFKASFMSDLLMPLVHGFSNIAYVVVALLSGLKVLAGTLTVGNMQAFVQYVWQISQPVQTLTQLAPQLQSAKSSLERIFSVLDEFDEEDANALELTESLTGQVSFENVEFGYSEDKPLIRNFNLDVQPGEMVAIVGPTGAGKTTLINLLMRFYDVTSGAIKVDGQDIRNISRQSYRSQFGMVLQDAWLYEGTIKENLRFGRLNATDEEIVEAAKAANVDHFIRTLPGGYNMEMNQESSNISQGQKQLLTIARALLADPAILILDEATSSVDTRLELLIQKAMKRLMKGRTSFVIAHRLSTIQEADKILVLKDGQIIEQGNHESLLADKGFYYNLYQSQFSQSNTLRKSKADVVDLI from the coding sequence ATGAAGAATAGATCAGTATTTACCCGTGTTTGGGACTATTTGCGTCGTTACCAATCTTCTGTATTTTTAGCCGTTTTTCTAAAGACCATTAGCGCAGTTATGAATGCCTTAGAACCCTTTGTACTGGGACTTATCATTACAGAATTGACCAAGAATCTGTTGGATATTGCTAATGGAGTAGAAGGAGCGCAGATTAACTATGCCTACATTGCCATCATGCTTGCCATCTATGCCCTTCGTGCCCTTCTATATGAAATCGGTGCCTACGGTTCTAACTATTTTATGACCAAGGCAGTGCAGGGAGCAACTAAGGAACTACGTCAGGATTTGAGCCACAAAATTAACAAGATTCCAGTGTCTTATTTTGACAAGCACCAGTATGGTGATTTACTCGGGCGTTTTACAAGCGATGTGGAGACTGTTTCAAACGCCCTGCAACAAAGTTTTCTCCAGCTAGTCAATGCCGTTCTGACCCTCTCTCTAGCCATTTTCATGTGTTTCTGGTTGGATGTATCCCTAGCACTTGTAGTCGTAACCTTGGTTCCAGCGACCTATTTTGGTTCCAAGTTTGTCATGGGCAAATCCCAGCCATATTTCAAGCAGCAGGCTGATGCACTAGGTCGTTTGAACGGCTTTGTCCAAGAAAATCTGACTGGTTTTAACGTTCTCAAACTCTACGGCCGTGAAGAAATTTCTACAGAAGAGTTTCGCCAGATTACCGCAGATTTGCAGGAAGTTAGTTTCAAGGCTAGTTTCATGTCTGATTTGCTCATGCCTCTAGTTCACGGCTTCTCAAATATCGCCTATGTTGTCGTCGCCCTGCTATCTGGATTGAAAGTTCTTGCAGGTACATTGACGGTGGGTAATATGCAGGCCTTCGTCCAATACGTCTGGCAGATTTCTCAGCCAGTCCAAACCTTGACCCAGTTGGCACCACAGTTACAGTCTGCAAAATCCTCCCTTGAACGCATCTTTTCAGTCTTAGATGAGTTTGACGAAGAAGACGCCAATGCACTAGAGTTGACAGAAAGTTTGACAGGACAAGTCAGCTTCGAAAATGTCGAATTTGGCTATTCAGAAGACAAGCCGCTCATCCGTAACTTTAATCTGGATGTTCAACCCGGTGAGATGGTGGCCATCGTTGGTCCAACAGGTGCAGGTAAGACTACTCTTATCAACTTGCTCATGCGTTTCTACGATGTGACATCAGGTGCTATCAAAGTGGATGGTCAGGATATTCGAAATATTTCCCGTCAATCCTACCGTAGTCAATTTGGTATGGTCTTGCAAGATGCTTGGCTCTATGAAGGAACCATCAAAGAAAACCTGCGTTTTGGTCGTCTGAATGCGACAGATGAGGAAATTGTGGAAGCTGCTAAAGCTGCCAACGTTGATCACTTTATCCGTACTCTGCCTGGTGGCTACAATATGGAAATGAACCAGGAATCCAGTAATATTTCCCAAGGACAAAAACAGCTTTTAACCATTGCGCGTGCCTTGTTGGCAGATCCTGCTATTCTGATTCTTGACGAAGCGACTTCTTCAGTTGATACCCGTTTGGAACTATTGATTCAAAAAGCCATGAAACGATTGATGAAAGGGCGGACAAGTTTTGTCATCGCTCATCGCTTATCTACCATTCAGGAAGCTGATAAGATTTTGGTCTTGAAAGATGGACAGATTATCGAACAAGGTAACCATGAAAGTCTTTTGGCAGACAAAGGTTTCTATTATAATCTTTATCAAAGTCAGTTTAGTCAATCTAATACTCTTCGAAAATCAAAAGCAGACGTTGTTGACTTGATTTGA